From Penaeus vannamei isolate JL-2024 chromosome 37, ASM4276789v1, whole genome shotgun sequence, one genomic window encodes:
- the LOC113813051 gene encoding uncharacterized protein, producing the protein MVIDTAGVGDTGGRLREESNERQFRRCLAEHAWVRELSSVGLVWKASDHRYDQRKRDVLGRLKGLLGYDAKPVTDVLVTFSTNGSRDAFDIMREAGVGFHGEFLFDNGPLYKGWPQDAMRRRKLEMEWEMMEESLDGFLEAVSERRAVELTATVGLIRSQFELEDSNAELQALWEQEDELRQTIREHERKLCRLDGKENEVDWDEVRALDSSREELVLENGQHCHYCPECDEVCVPSCSTDSTHERTGGVGEATNAGTTRVVCSFFKDGSLTCPECDHHQIDHEFRSKIPVKDATFEQKLELVRKSQHERDIDQENAIRADIEAFEAQLKEIEEQSKVLIATWSRLEERTRHLKSGK; encoded by the coding sequence ATGGTGATCGACACGGCGGGCGTGGGCGACACGGGCGGGCGCCTGCGGGAGGAGAGCAACGAGCGGCAGTTCCGGCGGTGCTTGGCCGAGCACGCCTGGGTCCGGGAGCTGAGCAGCGTCGGGCTGGTGTGGAAGGCCAGCGACCACAGGTACGACCAGAGGAAGAGGGACGTCCTGGGCAGGCTGAAGGGCCTCTTGGGCTACGACGCGAAGCCAGTAACTGACGTTCTGGTGACGTTCTCCACCAACGGGTCTCGAGACGCCTTCGACATCATGAGAGAAGCAGGCGTTGGCTTCCACGGGGAGTTCCTCTTCGACAACGGACCTCTGTACAAGGGTTGGCCCCAGGATGCGATGCGGAGGAGGAAGctggagatggagtgggagatgatggaggagagcCTGGATGGGTTCCTGGAGGCTGTGAGTGAGAGGAGGGCTGTTGAGCTGACGGCAACAGTGGGGCTGATTCGGTCGCAGTTCGAACTGGAGGACAGCAACGCGGAGCTGCAGGCCCTGTGGGAGCAGGAGGACGAGCTGCGGCAGACCATTCGAGAGCACGAAAGGAAGCTGTGCAGACTCGACGGCAAAGAGAACGAGGTGGACTGGGACGAAGTGCGGGCGCTGGACAGCAGCAGGGAAGAGCTCGTGTTGGAGAACGGACAGCACTGCCACTACTGCCCCGAGTGCGACGAGGTGTGTGTCCCTTCGTGCTCGACGGACTCTACTCATGAACGAACAGGGGGAGTCGGGGAAGCAACAAACGCAGGAACAACGAGAGTTGTATGCTCGTTTTTCAAAGATGGTTCTCTTACCTGCCCAGAATGTGACCATCATCAAATCGATCACGAATTCAGAAGTAAAATCCCCGTTAAAGATGCCACATTCGAACAGAAACTGGAATTGGTAAGAAAATCTCAGCATGAAAGAGACATAGATCAGGAAAACGCCATTCGAGCTGACATCGAAGCCTTTGAAGCCCAACTGAAAGAAATCGAGGAGCAAAGCAAGGTCCTGATAGCCACGTGGAGCAGACTCGAGGAAAGGACCAGGCATTTGAAATCTGGAAAGTGA
- the LOC113813047 gene encoding uncharacterized protein encodes MEGGLRGWVERNSVPVRRESGFTVRELRTRTVLDDPTNKVRVLGVGPENGGEVKKVLLLGETGNGKSHLCNALVNRVFGVGLRDDVRLQLRDQMDEAGKSSTQSQTEYTTAYVIYRQEGMPRGHNLMVIDTAGVGDTGGRLREESNERQFRRCLAEHAWVRELSSVGLVWKASDHRYDQRKRDVLGRLKGLLGYDAKPITDVLVTFSTNGSRDAFDIMREAGVGFHGEFLFDNGPLYKGWPQDAMRRRKLEMEWEMMEESLDGFLEAVSERKAVELTATVGLIRSQFELEDTNAELQALWEQEDELRQTIREHERKLCRLDGKENEVDWDEVRALDSSREELVLENGQHCHYCPECDKVCVPSCSKDPDGERITEVVTGVISIGIFGITRALGLPQPLSCSECDHLPVIHHFNRTILVKHATRSQKVELAKKSQYKRVMQQKADIRADIGAYNAQLKEVEKQHARTTTKFKELEHRISHLKSGN; translated from the coding sequence ATGGAGGGCGGCCTGCGAGGCTGGGTCGAGAGGAACAGCGTCCCcgtgaggagagagagcgggttcACGGTCCGCGAGCTGAGGACGAGGACCGTGCTGGACGACCCGACGAACAAGGTGCGGGTCCTGGGCGTGGGCCCCGAGAACGGCGGCGAGGTGAAGAAGGTGCTCCTGCTGGGAGAGACCGGCAACGGCAAGAGCCACCTGTGCAACGCCCTGGTCAACAGGGTGTTCGGCGTCGGGCTGCGCGACGACGTGCGCCTTCAGCTGCGCGACCAGATGGACGAGGCCGGCAAGAGCTCGACGCAGAGCCAGACGGAGTACACGACGGCGTACGTGATCTACCGGCAGGAGGGCATGCCGCGCGGCCACAACTTGATGGTGATCGACACGGCGGGCGTGGGCGACACGGGCGGGCGCCTGCGGGAGGAGAGCAACGAGCGGCAGTTCCGGCGGTGCTTGGCCGAGCACGCCTGGGTCCGGGAGCTGAGCAGCGTCGGGCTGGTGTGGAAGGCCAGCGACCACAGGTACGACCAGAGGAAGAGGGACGTCCTGGGCAGGCTGAAGGGCCTCTTGGGCTACGACGCGAAGCCAATAACTGACGTTCTGGTGACGTTCTCCACCAACGGGTCTCGAGACGCCTTCGACATCATGAGAGAAGCAGGCGTTGGCTTCCACGGGGAGTTCCTCTTCGACAACGGACCTCTGTACAAGGGTTGGCCCCAGGATGCGATGCGGAGGAGGAAGctggagatggagtgggagatgatggaggagagcCTGGATGGGTTCCTGGAGGCTGTGAGTGAGAGGAAGGCTGTTGAGCTGACGGCAACAGTGGGGCTGATTCGGTCGCAGTTCGAACTGGAGGACACCAACGCGGAGCTGCAGGCCCTGTGGGAGCAGGAGGACGAGCTGCGGCAGACCATTCGAGAGCACGAAAGGAAGCTGTGCAGACTCGACGGCAAAGAGAACGAGGTGGACTGGGACGAAGTGCGGGCGCTGGACAGCAGCAGGGAAGAGCTCGTGTTGGAGAACGGACAGCACTGCCACTACTGCCCCGAGTGCGACAAGGTGTGTGTCCCTTCGTGCTCGAAGGACCCTGACGGAGAACGAATCACTGAGGTTGTTACAGGTGTGATATCAATTGGGATATTTGGTATTACGCGTGCATTGGGTTTGCCCCAACCCCTCTCTTGCTCAGAATGTGACCATCTTCCCGTTATCCACCACTTCAATCGCACAATCCTAGTCAAACACGCCACCCGGAGCCAGAAGGTAGAGTTGGCCAAGAAATCTCAGTACAAAAGAGTAATGCAACAGAAAGCTGACATTCGAGCCGATATTGGGGCCTACAACGCGCAATTAAAAGAGGTCGAGAAACAACACGCGAGAACTACGACGAAGTTCAAAGAGCTTGAACACCGAATCAGTCATTTGAAATCTGGAAACTGA